Proteins encoded in a region of the Selenihalanaerobacter shriftii genome:
- the cysC gene encoding adenylyl-sulfate kinase: protein MNENNIVWHEGKVTYEDRCKNLGQEGLVVWFTGLSGSGKSTIAVEVEKELLKQGKAVYRLDGDNVRHGLNSDLGFAKKDRDENIRRIAEVAALFKDAGLITLASFISPFQEMRDFARERAGVDSFIEVYVKADVETCDERDPKGLYEKAKQGEIDDFTGVSSPYEEPENPDIVIDTVELTVEDSVEKILEVIVDE from the coding sequence ATGAATGAAAATAATATAGTATGGCATGAAGGAAAAGTAACATACGAAGATAGATGTAAAAACTTAGGTCAGGAAGGTTTAGTGGTTTGGTTTACGGGGCTTTCTGGTTCTGGAAAATCTACAATAGCTGTAGAAGTTGAAAAAGAGCTACTCAAACAAGGCAAGGCTGTTTATAGATTAGATGGAGATAATGTTAGACATGGATTAAATTCTGATCTTGGTTTTGCTAAGAAAGATCGAGATGAGAATATTCGACGGATAGCTGAAGTGGCAGCTTTATTTAAGGATGCTGGGTTAATAACGTTAGCATCCTTTATCTCGCCATTTCAGGAGATGCGGGATTTTGCTCGGGAAAGAGCAGGCGTAGATAGTTTTATTGAAGTATATGTGAAAGCAGATGTGGAAACTTGTGATGAACGTGATCCGAAGGGGTTGTATGAGAAAGCTAAGCAAGGTGAGATAGATGACTTTACCGGTGTTTCTTCACCGTATGAAGAACCGGAGAATCCAGATATAGTAATAGATACAGTTGAGTTGACAGTTGAAGATTCGGTGGAGAAGATATTGGAGGTAATTGTGGATGAGTAA
- a CDS encoding DUF2061 domain-containing protein translates to MSNKLRRILKSITWRITATTTTILIVYFLSGELKIAGGVALLEVIFKTVIYYLHESAWDKVEVDQGEKGDIIVTNNQKST, encoded by the coding sequence ATGAGTAATAAATTAAGAAGAATATTAAAGAGTATTACCTGGCGGATAACTGCGACTACTACAACAATTTTGATAGTGTACTTTTTAAGCGGTGAGCTAAAGATAGCTGGAGGAGTAGCTTTATTGGAAGTGATTTTTAAGACAGTAATTTATTATTTGCATGAGAGTGCTTGGGATAAGGTTGAGGTTGATCAAGGAGAAAAAGGTGACATTATAGTAACGAATAATCAAAAATCAACTTAG